TCTTCCTCTGGCCGCTGGCCCTGATGGGGCTCGGCTACACGCTTCTCTTCGTCACGCTGTGGACGATCCGCATACGGACGGAGATCCTGGAGCGCCGCGTCCGCTCCCTGCTGCTCGAGGGCACGGCATGAGCGATGTCCTCGCGATGGGCGGATACGCCGCCTATGTCTGGCCCGCCTATGGCGTGTCGGTGCTGCTGCTGGGAGGCGCGATCGTCGTCACGCTGCGCGCCTATGCCCGCGCCAAGGCGCGGCTCGCGCTGTTGGAGAAGCCGTGAAGCGCCTGTTCTACATCCTGCCGGTGCTGGCGTTCCTGGGGCTCGGCTGGTTCCTCTATGCGAGCCTGCGAACCCCGCCGCCGGCCGCGATGCCGTCGGCCCTGCTCGGCAAGCCGGCGCCCGCGCTGACGCTTCCGCCGCTCGACGCCAAGGCCCAGGGCTTCGGCCCGTCCGACCTGGCGGGCCGGGTCACGCTGGTCAATCTTTTCGCGTCCTGGTGCATTCCCTGCCGGGAAGAGGCGGGCGAACTCGCCGAACTCGCGCGCGCCCGCGGCGTGCGCCTGATCGGCATCGCCTACAAGGACAAGCCGGAAGCGGCGCGCGCCTTCCTCGACGAGTACGGCAATCCGTTCGAGCGGATCGGCCTCGACGCCGATGGCCGCGCCGGCATCGAATGGGGCATCTCCGGCGTGCCGGAGACCTTCGTGCTCGACCGACACGGCATCGTGCGCGGCCGCTTCGGTCCGCTGACGCCGGACGGCATGGTGATGGACATCCTGCCGGCCATCGCCAGCGCCGCGACGTACTGACTTAAGACTTCGGCAACCATGATTTGCCAGAGTTGGCCGATGCAGCTCAGCGCCGCCAATCTCCTCATCGCCTCCCAGCAGCTCGCGCGCGGCGCCCAGCGCGCGGCGCCTGACGCGCAGGCAAAATTCGCCTCGGCGCTGGCGCAGGAGAACGGCGCCGAAGCGACGGACTTCGCGCCCATGGAATTCAAGCAGACCGCGCCGCCCAAGGCCTCGCCGGCCGGGCCCGCCCAAGGTCCGGCGGCGGGCTACAACATGTCGGGCAGGCTCGGCGCCAACCTCGATATTCGCGTTTAGCGGTAAGGATTTACGTCCGGCGGCGGCGGCCGCGGCCCTTGGGCGCGGCATGGCCGTTTTCGGCATAGGCGTCGCCCGCCGAGGCGACCAACGCCAGCAGCTTGACGAATTTCTGCCGCTCGGTCGGCGGCAGCGGATCGAGCAGCGCCTTCTCGGCGCGCTCGGACGCGGTGCGCGCCGCGCGCAGCGCCTTGCGCCCGA
Above is a window of Rhizomicrobium sp. DNA encoding:
- the ccmD gene encoding heme exporter protein CcmD translates to MSDVLAMGGYAAYVWPAYGVSVLLLGGAIVVTLRAYARAKARLALLEKP
- a CDS encoding DsbE family thiol:disulfide interchange protein, yielding MKRLFYILPVLAFLGLGWFLYASLRTPPPAAMPSALLGKPAPALTLPPLDAKAQGFGPSDLAGRVTLVNLFASWCIPCREEAGELAELARARGVRLIGIAYKDKPEAARAFLDEYGNPFERIGLDADGRAGIEWGISGVPETFVLDRHGIVRGRFGPLTPDGMVMDILPAIASAATY